TTTAACCCAAAGTCGAATATTTGCCTATTTCGTAGAACAACTTTCAAGTTTTCCCTGAGGCTGTTATAGTGCCTCTTTGGATCCATGAGAAATACTGATAAGGGATCTCTACTGCCATTCATAGAATCCTTTCGGAGAGATTTTATTCTCGTTGCAGCTTTGTAAAATCCAAATGTAGATTCGAATTGTGATACTGGGTGTCGGATTATTGTCACATATGTGGCATTATGGATTACGGCGGCGAATTCCGACTTGTTGAAAGGGACATGGATTGCATGGACGTCATAAGTACCATTGCTGCTTGGCAACGGAGGTACAGCTTCCTTCATCATGTTCCTGTTGAAAGGTTTCACTCTTGAAAAAACTGGACTTTTCAAAGGTAGCACGAAGGATAAATTGTGATAATATCCATATCTCATCAGCATTGCTGATACTGTAGTGCTTGCCGTCTTGTAAGTTTTCAGGAACACGATTTTTGTCTTGGGTTCCTTACACGGAGCGTGTTTCACTGCGAAAATGTCACGATACGCTTGTATCTTGCGGAGAAATGTCGGAAACGATCTGTAATGAAAAAAGAACATTTGGTATGAAGATTCTATAATAAACAGGTGAGAAAAAACGAAGTTTCTAGTAAATCAATCGTGCTATTCTACAAAGTAAGCTGAATAGTATTTGCTTGTCAATGTAGTTTGCACGGTATTTTCTTATTTGATTTTTGTCCAATCAGTGTTAAGTACACATCTTGCTAGGACACTAAAGTAAGCCTTGCAAGTCAGCTATACGTTTCTTTAAAAAGATTCGATTTAAGCATTACTGTTTAAGAACCAGAGGTTAAATACTGGTCGGGTGATATTATCGAAAAAGAATTTCTGCTAGATGCATTGTTGATTAACAATGATTGAAACAATTCAAATTATTGGATGGGCTATGTCAGACACAAATTATTTGAGCATTTGTGAAAAAATAGTGATAGACTACTACTGAAGTTGAATAGTTCTGTTTTCATTATGCTTTGTTACTGATATGGCAAATCATGTAATCATGCAATAAAGGGAAATTAACGCCACACTTCGTTCATATCTTGGCTGTTGGAGTTTGTTATATGATTATGTGTACATTGTAAGTGTGTagtatgtttggctgttttgtgcATAGAATTGTTTAGCCATGGCGAACAAGAGACTGATGTAGCGGTAACCCGCGAGTCTATGTACGAACATTCTTTCACTTAGTTCAAGTAACTAAATAAAGTCATTTCACTATATTATACTATACGCTTGCTTATGACattcaatatttgacatttgattatcctgaaatttgcttcaatatcatacaaataaacattttaagacTCATAGTAGATAGTCAGGATGGAATAAGAAGACTTCAAAGTCTTTCCACAAACTTCATAGGTAACAGATACAGACAGCGGCTTAGTAGTTGAGAATACACTTGAGCGATGATTTAAAGATCGATCTCTCTATAACACTGGCCGTTTACCAGGACCTAAACTTCTTTTACAATAAGATGAATCAtcctgaacacgattggaactaatttgggataattggattttcatattggattttcatattttcatattaagcCGTATAGCTTAATGTTGCGATATTATGaaatactcataaaacaagtgtctaactgaaaaagaaaagtagatgaggttacattttaacattgaaacGACATTAcctcatcatccaattatccaaaattagttcaaatcgtgttcctGACACCTAAGGTAAATTATTAATAACCAGGAAACTTACTCTATCACTGGCATCGTTTCTGAGATGTACATGACGGTAATGATCAAACCAACAAACGTCAACATGAAGTATACATTGACGACCAACCGGACGTTAGTGCATTTCCCCATTATCCGATAATGATCGAGTTCCGCCTTCCTGTTTGCTAgtctataaaataaaaaaaaatctttaactGATTTTTGAGAAAGCTATCAATAACaacttttttttctaaaaatggaATCATCCTGAATAATTCCTGTAATCTTCTTTTATTGTATTCAACATCAATGCATAATTTTGCTTACTTAAGCGTAGAGATAGCAGTGGTTAGCTCTTAATTAAAGAAACATGTTCCAAGTAAAACATGATTACGAGGAAATGTTCAATATATGTTTgtgcattgaaaattttcaattacaATTTTGAGAATTATATTGTGAGGATCGTATCTATCAACTGCATTTGCTAGTTCTACCATGACTACCGAGAATGCGAACGTTCTCGATTCGCATCTGGGTTCAAGATGCACCTTATATGGATAACTCGTactttgtacaaaaatataacattttctGTCCTATTTCTGTCTGGCCACCACTGAtatatgaaaatacatgtaggttCAAATTATAACACCCTATCCTTTGAGTTCACTGAGTTCTAGAACTGTTGTTCGGATCCTTGCCTTATCACTTGAGATAATATTTCCGAACGAACAGTGCAGTATGGATTCTGAATCACTGTGACTCTTCATATAATGTTGGGTGTCGTTGAGGGTGAAAAAATCAACTTCACAACTTGAATCTGACCACCCCTCCAGAGATATAATAGTGCAATCCTAAGTATATGTTCGGTATCTACATATATTCAATGCCTCTTTTCCCTGAGATCATATTATGACGAATCTTCTTGTCACAAAGCATATGTAATGCAGCTGACAATTAGAAGTTATCAAGAACCTTTCTTCCATCATTTTGTAATTCCTTATTGGAATGAAATCTTTCTTTAATGCTCTTAAGTTTCAATGTAATCTTTCTGATAGTTAATTTGATAATTACCATGCTACAAACGTGTTTGCCAGAGACCACAGCTGCTACATTCCATACCCAAGCTGTTATAATCCATACCCAAGATGTGAAGATGCTATCAGTTTTCATACACCAGCCAATGAATGTATGTTTGGAAATCATTTGGCAATAATTAACTAATCAGGTGAACATTAGCATTGGTATAAGCATTAGTTAACGGTATAAATGACCCAATGAGGCTTCCGAAGGTTAGAATGAGCTAGAGCTGGACCTGAGCTTACAGACTGCAATAAAGAAGTCATGCCGTAAAGCTGCACCTGTGTCagagtatatgtatatatgagtatatgtaccggtatatgtagaAGTTAGAGCAGACCATCAAACGCTACCACTTCATGACAACATATAGGATCAGTCATAATGATGTAGAAATGTTCACaaaggactggtcagtttcttagGGGATGGGAGGCGGCGGATTCATACGGGGtttaccctgtttttgactttggcgaTGGGCTCACCATGTTAATGAAATGCTCAATGAGGGTgaggataattttaatattacaacaaaggatgaccataataagttgcctagcgtatactggataccaaagctccacaaaacaccttacaaagctatgtttatcgcaggatcttcaaaatgttcaacaacagagttatcgaagatactgacttctgttctttgtactgttaaacggggacttcaagcatactgtgatgttgtcttttctcggagtggtataaatcaaatgtggatattaaaaaattcgaaggaactcttggaaaatttgaaatcaagatctgtttcaaaaataacatctattaaaactttcgatttttccacattgtataccacaataccacataataaattgaaagaacgcttgaaaaacatcatcaaccaagcatttttctacaaaaacggttcacgccgttacaaatatgtggtattagggtataattctacatattttgtaaaaaatattactaacgttAAAGAGTTTTATACCGAAagagacattatcagtatgcttgatttccgcATTGACAAGATattggttgaatttggaggacacattttccaacagtgtataggaattcccatgggcactaactgtgctctcttacttgccgacttatttctgttctcatacgaggcagaatttatccagaaccttatcaagcagaaaaaggtctctgtagctcgtactttcaaccttacatttagatacatagacgatgttatgtcattgaataactctgaattcagtaaatatctcgctatgatttatcctccagaattggagattaaagaaactacagaaacggcctcttctgcttcatatctggacattttacttgaatttgactctaatggtcacctttctactaggctatatgacaagagagatgatttcaactttagtataatcaattttccacacctcatcagtaatattccacattcacctgcttatgggggtatacatttcccagcttattcgatatgcaagagcatgcagttcatatggtgattttgtagagagacatggccatctctcgtacaaactgttaaatcaaggttacaccagagcaagacttgtctctacattcaaacgggTTTTTTTTGgtaggtatcgcaagctggtagatcgacaaatgatcactgatggcatcgttgacatggggccttagttagtgaccactacctatatCTGACTTagagattgatatatggcgggtgccacatgtggggcaggatgcgcttactattttcgaaacacgtgacatcacttcttggtcttttggctagaggtccatatatctttctttcatgaatttgactttgtttgtgtaccgtctatttactgtctgttctgtgctgttttgtgtctatgtttacaactattgtcttacaaattttgacctagtgatagtggattatggattggtatgattgcgattatttgaaTTACAACACGAggtcatacttgcataaaattcATCGTACTATATAGCCACGAATTTCATcgttcagttgcatttttcggcgcgcttttcgggcgcataactataatatatcagacatatccTTTTCAGTGCGGCCTTCGGGCGCATAGCTATACAACACTTGTCATTTCATTGCGATTGCATGTCATCTtctttttgtaacaaaatttatggTCATATAATAACTGGTGACCTAAACACCGTCACAAACGATAAACTTCGCCAGCTGTTCCAGTTGGGCCCTAAGTATAGTGAGCCACCCATTATAAACTTGAACTAtaattcaaaaataattatgcatACTGCCGAAGCTTACGCAAAGACGTTGGCCGGCTTAGAAGAAGAAGATATTGAGTGTCTCTCTGAATGATTACGCACAGCCAGAGATAAAGTTCGATCACACATTTCACATCATCGTTCTTCAGGCATTGTCATCATCACCCCATCTTCCTTTGATGGCTTCACCATACGTGAATGTCTACATGCACTGCATAATAGATATGTTGTTGTTCCTACAGATAAGGCTTCGAATAACATCATTTTGTCAGCAAACAATACTTCATTCAGTGTTTGatgaatgaactgaaaatttATTCAGGTGAGAGTATTATACCACCTTCTGTCTCTCAACCTCATCTAAAGAGGGAATATTTCAGATTCATTCATCAGTATTAAATGGCATCAAGCTGACAAATGATGACAAGGTTCTACCTTGACTATATTGGATtccaaaaattcacaaaaatccttataaacaACGTTCCACAGCTGATTCCTGCAGATGAACAACCGAGCGCTTGTCTCAACTCTTGACCatgattttattcaccatatctgGTCTGGTAAGCTTTTGTTACGAGGTTTATGAAACAAGTGGAATAAATCAGATATGGACATTAAAGAAGTGTAAAGAATTATTGAATACTTTAGAAACCCACAACAGCATGTACAGCTTAATCTCCTCACTTGATTTTTCTACACTGTATAGCACAATCCCGCACAACAAGCTTAAAACTAGGTAGTAATCTTTGCTTAAACAAGCCTTCTTTCAATGAATGGCTGTAGTAGGTATGAATACATCGTTCTCAATCACAGCTCAGGCTAGTTTAGAAACAACGGTGATGCCAAACGCAAATACTCACACAGGGAAGTAATtattgggttagggttaggttagggttagggttaggcttaggcttaagttagggttagggttaggattAAGTTAGGGTTTTCAGAACGATCAAAGAGTTTTTCCTTTCCCCACGTAGGATTGTTTGCTATTTTGTACTCTTTTCAAAAAGGCtttatttttctaaaatccCTGCAAATTACCAAagttatttaaaattttctctGCCATAGGATTTGTGTCGAACATCGCCCCATaacgaaattcattcgtttttattttggtttatgctaataaaatcataattaacaagttcatttcatttgttttgcGGCAACATCCCAAGAATCAGGTACTCTTCTTGCTTACAGAGACTGGCTGCCAAAAGACACTTCCATCATAGAGATCCGAGTTTTGCACATTTCCGGTGTTATTGaagttaacctttgacctttgcgtCCAATTTTTTAGGATATCTTAGTAATTTGTAAATAAGTGTTTTGTGGAATTTGAACAAGATACGAGTTCAGGAAGATCAACTAAAACCCAACCCTaattctaaccctaaccctaaaattAGGGTCGGGATTCTAtagcttaagttagggttagggttagggttagggttacaCGTAATTCTCTCCTCTCTATGACATGGAGTTCTTcctgcttgtatatttttttttgcgtttctttgtgtgtatatgtttgtgtttgtttattggGTTCGGAATATAATTCTTAAGTGGGGGTAAGggctagggttagggttagggttaagttAGGGTTATAAGTATTTCTGATGGTGAGGATCAGGATTCTAtagcttaagttagggttagggttaaggtTAGGGTTAGATTAGGGTAAGGGtgggcttaagttagggttattGTTAGGGTTGGACGTAAGTCTCTCCCTCTATGACAGGGAGCTATTcctgcttgtatatttttttctctgtttgttttTGAGTATacgtttgtgtttgtttatttgttattttatataCAATAATAGTGAAAAGCTGTTTTGGTTGTAATTGGCAATAAAGAAAAgtttatgtattcatttatttgtaaatttgtttgattttatctttgtttgtttatatgtatttccgatggttagggttcgGAATCTAATTCTTAAGTTGGGGTTATGGCTAGGTTTAGGGTTTGGGTTAAGTTAGGGTTAAGGTTAGGCTTAGGCTAAAGTTAGGGTTGGGATTAAGATTacgttagggttagggttaggttaagTTAGAGTTAGGGTTACGCTTAAAATAGGATTAGGGTTAGGTTAAAGTTAGGGTTTTCAGAACGATCAAAGAGTTTTTCCTTTCCCCACGTAGGATTGTTTGCTATTGTGTACTCTTTTCAAAAATGCtttatttttctaaaatccCTGCAAATTACCAAAgttattgaaaattttctctGCCATAGGATTTGTGTCGAACATCGCCCCATaacgaaattcattcgtttttaTTTTGGTTTATGCTAATAAAATCATAATTAACAAGTTCCATTCATTTGTTTTGCAGAAACATCCCAAGAATCAGGTATTCTTCCTGCTTACAGAGACTGGCTGCCGAAAGACACTTCCATCATAGAGATCCGAGTTTTGCACATTTCCGGTGTTATTGAAGTTAACCTTTCACCTTTGTGTCCAATTTTTTAGGATATCTTAGTATTTGGTAGATAAAGTATTTTGTGGAATTTGAACAAGATACGAGTTCAGGAAGATCAACTAAAACCCAACCCTAATTCTAACCCTTACCCTAAAAGTAGGGTTAGGTTTTCTAGCTTACCAGTTTCCGATTGAACTCAAACTAACTTTATCTTATCTTTTCGATGCTTACTAACGTCATTCGTGTGCAAAAACTATGGAATACTGACGTTTAATCCACGTTTTtctaaaaaatgtgaaaaatgactCATTTTTAGCCTGCACCGGTGTCTTTGAActtcgacctttgacctcaaaatttgcatatcttgTACATTGTTACCTTAGCAACCAGTTCGGTAATTTTGGTTGACGTCTTTGCTCATAAAGCGAACTCTTGACACAACCCTAACAACATCCGTATTTGGGCCAAAAGTTCGGGCATGTGTTAGGACACTAAAATTCAAGGTTCTGAAAATTCAATTATGCACGACGGGAATGACTCAAAATTTGCTCAGTAAACTTCAATTGATTCAATTTAGACGTGATGAGTGCAAAATTTGCAGAAATCGATCGAAAAATGTGACTTTGGTAGTACTGATTTCTAAGTATTTCCGATGGTCAGGGTCAGGATTCTAaagcttaagttagggttagggttagtgtaGGGTTAGtgttaagttagggttagggttagggttagacgtAATTCTCTCCGTCTATGACAGGGAGCTCTTcctgcttgtatattttttttgcgTTTCTTTGtgcgtatatgtttgtgtttgtttatttgttatttttattaaaataacaacgaaagctgttttgtttttatttgtcaataaagagcagtttgtttgttcatttatttataaatttgtttgtttttcctttgcttgtttatttgtatttccgatggttagggttgaGAATATAATTCTTAAGTTTGGGTTAGGGCTAGGTTTAGGGTTAGGGCTAAGGTTAggcttagggttagggttaggttaagttagggttagggtcaggcctaagttagggttaggattacgttagggttagggttagggttagtgttagggtaagttagggttagggtcagCTTAAGTTATTGTTAGGGTTAGGTTTAAGGTAGGGATTTCAGAACGATCAAAGAGTTTTTCCTTTCCCCAAGTAGGATTGTTTGCTATTGTGTACTCATTTCAAAAAGGCTTGATTTTTCTATAATCCCTGCAAATTACCAAagttatttaaaattttctctGCCATAGGATTTGTGTCGAACATGGCCCCCAaacgaaattcattcgttttttattttggtttatGCTAATAAACTCATAATTAATCAgttcatttcatttgttttgcGGAAACATCCCAAGAATCAGGTATTCTTCCTGCTTACAGAGACTGGCCGCCGAAAGACACTTCCATCATAGAGATCCGAGTTTTGCACATTTCCGGTGTTATTGaagttaacctttgacctttgtgtCCAATTTTTAAGGATATCTTAGTATTTGGTAGATAAAGTATTTTGTGGAATTTGAACAAGATACGAGTTCAGGAAGATCAACTAAAACCCAACCCTTATTCTAATACTAACCCTAAAATTAGGGTAAGGTTTTCTACCTTGCCAGTTTCCGATTGAACTCACAGTAACTTTATCTTATCTTTTAGATGCTTACTAACGTCATTCGTGTGCAAAAACTATGGAATTCTGACGTTTAATCcacgtttttgtaaaaaaatgtgaaaaatgactCATTTTTAGCCTTTAACGTTGTCTTaaaactttgacctttgacctcaaaatttgcatatcttgTACATTGTTACCTTAGCAACCAGTTCGGTAATTTTGGTTGACCTCTTTGCTCATAAAGCGAACTCTTGACACAACCCTAACAACATCAATATTTGGGCCAAAAGTTCGGGCATGTGTTAGGACACTAAAATTCAAGGTTCTGAAAATTCAATTATGCATGACGGGAATGACTCAAAATTTGCTCAGTAAACTTCAATTGATTCAATTTAGACGTGATGAGTGAAAAATGTGCAGAAACCAATCGAAAAATGTGACTTTGGTAGTACTGATTTctatgtatttccgatggttagggtcaAGATTCTAAAGCTTAAGTTAGGGATAGGGTTAGTGTAGGGTAAGTGTTAAGTTAGGATTAGGGTTAGATGTAATTGTCTCCCTCTATGACAGGGAGCACTTCCTGCTTGAAATTAATTGCATTTCTTTGTGtgtatatgtttgtgtttgtttatttgttatttttattaataTAACAACgaaagctgttttgtttttatttgtcaataaagagcagtttgttttatcatttatttataaatttgtttgttttttctttgtttgtttatatgtaattccgatggttagggttcaAAATATAATTCTTAAGTTTGGGTAAGGGCTAGGTTTAGGGTTAGGGCTAaggttaggcttaggcttaagtaagggttagggttaggattacgtaagggttagggttagggttaggttaagttagggttagggttaggcctaagttagggttagggttaggattacgttagggttagggttagagttagggtaagttagggttagggtcagCTTAAGTTATTGTTAGGGTTAGGTTTAAGGTAGGGTTTTCAGAACGATCAAAGAGTTTTTCCTTTCCCCACGTAGGATTGTTTACTATTGTGTACTCATTTCAAAAAGGCTTGATTTTTCTATAATCCCTGCAAATTACCAAagttatttaaaattttctctGCCATAGGATTTGTGTCGAACATGGCCCCCAaacgaaattcattcgttttttattttggtttatGCTAATAAACTCATAATTAATAAgttcatttcatttgttttgcGGAAACATCCCAAGAATCAGGTATTCTTC
This is a stretch of genomic DNA from Ptychodera flava strain L36383 chromosome 21, AS_Pfla_20210202, whole genome shotgun sequence. It encodes these proteins:
- the LOC139121004 gene encoding galactosylceramide sulfotransferase-like, whose product is MGKCTNVRLVVNVYFMLTFVGLIITVMYISETMPVIESFPTFLRKIQAYRDIFAVKHAPCKEPKTKIVFLKTYKTASTTVSAMLMRYGYYHNLSFVLPLKSPVFSRVKPFNRNMMKEAVPPLPSSNGTYDVHAIHVPFNKSEFAAVIHNATYVTIIRHPVSQFESTFGFYKAATRIKSLRKDSMNGSRDPLSVFLMDPKRHYNSLRENLKVVLRNRQIFDFGLKAKDFDNDTRVGQIIDAAAKEFDLVMISEYFDESLLLLRRLLCWKFDDILYILQNKRSGKLRFSLDAWKSKQILEWNKADYKLYKHFNATFWRKVAEYGSGFQDDLRKLRRMLDDIRSDCLDVGRHKIAYQHRRNVTMLKKNATSYCKIMNWDADVGTAVLRKRQMKNNSSSS